The following is a genomic window from Daphnia magna isolate NIES linkage group LG4, ASM2063170v1.1, whole genome shotgun sequence.
TCGAAACGGATGTCCTCGAATGCCACTCCGGCGTAGTGGAAAATCAAACGGGTTAACTCGGCCATTCCACGGAAGTTGAAATAATGCAGTTTATATTGCGGCATTTTATGAGTTGCCAAATGGGGCTGATGTCGATTCCGTTGGAGATGCGATGATTGATTAGAGTGGCTTTGTTTGAATGGGTTCTATTTATCTATTGCtggatggttttttttttttttttttataaaaatggAGCCCGCACAAGCGCACAAGGTGAGGGTCATGTAACGATGGATACAAGGCAATGATCAGTGGATCGTATCGAATGTCGATGAATATTTGAAGACTGTCTATAGTACGTCAGACTGGATGTTATGTAAAATTTAGATTATGGCTGACACGGAAAACAGTCAGATCGATTGgtatttcaaattcaaagcCAAGGCGTATTGTAGTGACTGTAGAGCACAGATGTGAAAAACACAATCGACTGGATAtcaaagcttaaaaaaaaactcatcaaTTTACAATGGAATTGGTTATGTGCATTGTACAGACAGAAATGTAGTTAATAGCTACCATAAATCAATTTATTGATGCTCATGAAATTGTATGATGGTAAATCGGGCGGTCTCCATCGACCCAAAACGATCTCCAGTTTCAATTCGGCAACAAAAGCCGACCGTTAATAGTTGATGCCTTCGTCGTTGTTTCCCGATGTCTGTACAAGGACTGATTCCATTGGTGAACTCGATGAACGTAAACAATGGATAGACGCAATCGATGGGgcatataaaaagaaaaagcatcAACTAGACAAGAGGAAGATGAATCGATTTTAAGTGGTCGTTTCCGCGACCGATGGATGTCACGGGGTAAAAGAAGATGGATACGTTCTTTAGGTCTTTATTCTTGTTTGCCGATAATTTTTATTATCGATTGTTTTCCGTCGTAACCGATGGATGTGACCTAATTCCAAAGCGATAAATGCCCACTATTATACAGAtctcttgataagggctaaGGGTCAGTGACCTAGCCGAGAGAACCATAAAATGACGCAACAAAAGATAACCAGTTCTATTGTTAGCTTTCGGTGCTTACAAGCCTTTCAACGTTAGAGTCAACGTACGATTTGGAATGCGCCGGCATATCTAATTCCCCTTATAGCAAAGCGAATCCAGCGCTTATACCCAGTGAATAAAGGACAATCACACTATAGGTATCCCCGCAGAATGCCAAAGAAGGAAAGAGAATAACAGAATTTTGTTCAACATTTTTAACCAATATATATTTTCAACGTGATTTGacttgaaacaaaaagatttaaatTTCAGTTTTGGGGCGAGATTCAACCCACTTTTTAATGTTAGGCAGATCTTCGACAAGAGCGATCAAACTCTTTAGATGTGATGCATCTTTCAGGAATTCCTCACCAAATTTCTCAACGAGGAAGGAGAAGAAACCATAATAAGCCAAATCAGCCCAGGTCAACTATAAAGTATAtaaaggaaaaattaaaattgtcTTTTAGTTTCTGTAATTAGCAACATATTGAACTATTTTACCTCTTTGCCAACTAAGTGACCAGTACCATTCTTCTCCAATTGCTTCTCAATAAAAGCAACATGAGTTCCAACAGTCTCAGTCATGAATTTCTCGTACAATTCTTTCTGCTTGTCTGCATCCTTCTCCAGAAAAGCTGGTCGCATACCTAACAATGCATTAGTCATCAACAATAGTTAAATACCATAATTTGCTAATTTACCAGTCATCAAGT
Proteins encoded in this region:
- the LOC116921079 gene encoding glutathione S-transferase 1, producing the protein MPVYKLHYFNLRGRAELARLIMSQAGVEFEDVRFERTEWPALKATMPFGQVPVLEVDGQMLAQSNTISRYLARKHDLAGKDEWEQALADMYADNINDLMTGMRPAFLEKDADKQKELYEKFMTETVGTHVAFIEKQLEKNGTGHLVGKELTWADLAYYGFFSFLVEKFGEEFLKDASHLKSLIALVEDLPNIKKWVESRPKTEI